In Rhopalosiphum padi isolate XX-2018 chromosome 3, ASM2088224v1, whole genome shotgun sequence, the genomic stretch ACTCGATTTAGTTTCGTTTTGCAGTCGCATACTGCACGTAGTATCGTAGTACGTAGTCGTCGCGAGTGTACATACGTAAAAATAATGGCTCCACAGAAAATAAGATTGTATAACGACGATTATATAAAGTTTGGTTTCACGTTCATTCAAAAGGATGGTATCCAAATGCCACAGTGTGTTATTTGTCACGTTGTGTTAAGTAACGATGCTCTCCGACCAAGTCGACTAGAACGACATTTAACCACAGCTCATCCGATGCTAAAAGAAAAACCTAAAGAGTTTTTTGttgctaaaaaaaattctttaaataaaattaaacttgacAGAACCGGAGAATTTCAAcagaataatgaaaaaattattgaagcTTCATATCACATCGCCTTTATGGTGGCTCAGCAAAAGAAACCACATACATTGGGTGAAACATTAATTAAGCCTAGCATACTTAAAGCCGTTGAAATAGTACTTGGTGAAGAAAGTAAAAGGAAAGTTTCTCAAATATCTCTTTCAGACAATACAATCAAACGACGCATTGATGAATTAGCTTTGGACATACAAAATCAGttgattcataaattaaaaaattccgtATTCTTTGCAATTCAGTGTGATGAATCAACTGATGTGGCCAATTGTTGTCAGCTATTAGTTTACTGccgttttataaatgaaaagacTATTGCAGAAGAGCTTATGTTTTCCCAGGCCTTAAGTTCTACCTCAAAAGGCAGTGACGTTTTGTCTGCcatcgatatattttttgatcagAATGGCCTCTCATGGAAAAATGTTGTAGGTGTATGTACAGACGGTGCCCCTGCTATGCTAGGATCACGATCGGGTTTTGTGAAGCTTGCAAAAGATAAAAATCCATCAATAATTGGTTCTCATTGTGTAATACACCGCCAAGCCTTAGCTGCAAAAACGCTgccatttgaaattaaaaatgtactagaagtatgtataaaaattgttaataccaTCAAAAGTAGTGCTCTTAATTCACGTCTTTTTAAGATTCTTTGTTCTGAGCTATCAGCCCAACATTCTGTTTTATTATTCCATACCGAGGTTCGTTGGTTATCCAAAGGAAATATGCTTGAGCGTTTGTACGAATTAAAGTCTGAAGTCGAAATAATGCTTTTACAATTAGGAAAAGACGATCTTCGGGAAAATTTTACTGATGAAAATTTCACATTCTACTTCGCATATCTAGCAGATTTTTTTGAGACTATTAATAACCTAAATCTCAAATTACAAGGGAggaatataaacgtaataatcgCGAACGATACTATCAACTCATTTCTAGAAAAGATACAACTGTGGAAACGCCGAGTAAACAAAGAGACTCCTAATTTTTCGTCTTTCCGTCGACTGAACGAACTTCTCTCTGATGAAGAAGAACCATTTTGTCCTACTGGATTGAAAGATATAGTGATTAAACATCTCGACAGTTTGACTGA encodes the following:
- the LOC132927800 gene encoding SCAN domain-containing protein 3-like; the encoded protein is MAPQKIRLYNDDYIKFGFTFIQKDGIQMPQCVICHVVLSNDALRPSRLERHLTTAHPMLKEKPKEFFVAKKNSLNKIKLDRTGEFQQNNEKIIEASYHIAFMVAQQKKPHTLGETLIKPSILKAVEIVLGEESKRKVSQISLSDNTIKRRIDELALDIQNQLIHKLKNSVFFAIQCDESTDVANCCQLLVYCRFINEKTIAEELMFSQALSSTSKGSDVLSAIDIFFDQNGLSWKNVVGVCTDGAPAMLGSRSGFVKLAKDKNPSIIGSHCVIHRQALAAKTLPFEIKNVLEVCIKIVNTIKSSALNSRLFKILCSELSAQHSVLLFHTEVRWLSKGNMLERLYELKSEVEIMLLQLGKDDLRENFTDENFTFYFAYLADFFETINNLNLKLQGRNINVIIANDTINSFLEKIQLWKRRVNKETPNFSSFRRLNELLSDEEEPFCPTGLKDIVIKHLDSLTDEFTRYFPNFSNKSWQYMLTSSPFSTNVDTLPDIIQEQAIELKNDSRAKIDFNSGSSLEEFWVKYQPIYPEISNEALKVLVQFSSTYLCESGFSSMAVIKNKHRNRLDVASDLRCSLSNIEPNIKKLSKEKCCQH